Below is a window of Halarcobacter anaerophilus DNA.
GAGTATTATTAGCGTTAGAAGAAATTCCTAGTCCTGATATAATTGATGCACATGTAAAAAGTGTAGTTGAATTATTCCTAAACGGTTTAATAAATAAAACAGTTTAATCTTTGTCAATCCTTAATATTATTTTATCAGATTGACATAGATTTTCTAATTCTTTTTTTTTACTATCTTCTTGGATGATTATTTCTGTAATAGTCTTCATCTCTTCTGTTTTGTTTTCTATCATTTTTAAATCTATCGTTTTTTTTCATATGTTTTTCATTTTTGAATTTTTGATTTGTTTTTATATTTTTATTGTATTTTTGCATAGGTTTTGGATTTGGGTTTTTATTATAATAGTGTCCATATATTCTTTCATTCTCTTTTCTATATTTATGTATTTTATTCCAGTCGTTTCCTTTTGTATATTTATATTTTCTAAAGTGAATATGATCAGGTCTAAAATATCCTCTCCTATGTAATCTGTCATAATAGGTATATCTACTGTTATAAAGGAAAAAGATGTTGTTAAAAAAGTATCCTGTTCTATCAAAGTATCCAAAATAGTAACCATAATTGTCAAAATATCCATATTTTCTATAATTAAAGTTTTTATATCTTCTATCATATCTGTGATCATCACTTCTAAAGCCTACATCAACTATTGTTTTTCCTACATTAGTTTGAACTCTTACTCCTAAATCAGAGCTTGCAAAAAGTGTAGAACTTAAAGAGAGTAATCCTATTAAAATTAACTTTTTCATAGTAATCCTTAATTTTATTTTTACTATTATAACTTAGTTTTATAAACGGTATATAAATGATTTTAAAGGTAGGTGATGATAGAAAATATATTTAATAATTTAATTATAAATAAAGAAAAAGAGCAATTTTTTGATTTACTTAAAAAAGATAATATAAGAGTTGAAAAAATTGTTTCAAACGGACAAATTTCACCAAATGATTTTTGGTATAAGCAAGATGAAAATGAGTTTGTAATTATTTTAAAAGGTGAAGCAGTTTTAGAATTTGAAGATAAAGAAATTTCTTTAAAAGTAGGGGATTATATAAATATTGAAGCAAATGTTAAACATAGAGTCAAATATACTTCAAAAGATGAAACAACCTTATGGTTGGCCATCTTTTATTAGAATAAAGGTTCTATTTGTTTAATCCAAGTTTCAATTCTTTTATCCGTTAAATCATTTTGGTTATCTTCATCTAAAACTAAACCAATAAACTCTCCGTCGACAACTGCTGTTGATTCTTCAAATTCATATCCATCCGTAGAAGTTTTTCCAATAATTTTTGCATCTTTTACATGATTATATAGGTGTCCAAGTGCATTGCAAAAACTATCATCATATCCCTCTTGATCTCCAAGTCCAACTAATGCAACTGTTCTATTACTAAAGTCTATATTTTCTAAATTGTTTTCAAAATCTTCCCAATCCGCTTGTAAATCACCATCTCCCCAAGTTGATGAAGCAAGAATAAGTTTATCGTATTTTTCCATATCTTCTTTCGAAGATTCAGCTATATTATGAAGGCTTATCTCTTTTGAAAAGGCATCTTTAATTTTTTCTACAATCTCTTCGGTTGTTCCCGTATCACTACCGTAAAATAATCCAATTTTATCCATAATAAATCCTTCTTAGTGTTTTAAAATGGAAATTTAACATCTTTAAGTTAAATAAAAATAAAAAATATTTAGTAGATTTTTTTCATTAAAATATAAAAAACTGTCTTGGTTTTCCAAGACAGTTTTTAAACTTTTGTAATCTCTATTGGGATAGCTTGCCGTGCATTTGAACCGATTACAAAATCACAAAGTGTTGATAATTTTCTTGATGTATCCAAGAGTCCTAGTTTATTGATATTTACTCCACTTTTTCTTGCAACTTTTGCACTAAAAATTTTGTCATTTATAGTGATACTAACTGCTCCTTGGGCATCTCTGCCTAATCCATGTTCTATTCCTATACATTCAGGATATAAACCGTTTCTATATCTTAACATACCTTTTACAACTCCATCTTGTGAAGATAGTTTTACCATATCACCATGATTTAAACCTCTGCCTTTTGCTGTTTTAGGATTTATATCAATATAAGTTGTAAATCTGATATTTTGAAGTTTACTACTTGAAGCATCGCATTGTGATAATACATTTGATTTGTAACTAAAAGCCAACATTGGAAATTTACTTTTTGGATATATATCTTTTAAAAGATCTCCATTATTAAGTCTTGCTTGATAAAATTTCGGTACTCCACTAAAACTCTCTCCTGTTAAAGCATGTTTTGACAGACCAACTGTTTGATTATATATATTAATCATCTTTTCATATTTGTGTGAAAGTTTATCTTTTATATATCCCCTCTCTTTACTTTCAAATCTTCCACCTCTTGCCATCACATATGCAGTTTTTCTCCAATTATCTTCACAAATATTTTTAAGTGTATTTATATATGGTTCTAAACTAGATACTTTTATCTCTTCATCTGTTATATCTGGAACTCCTCCTTTATCAAGGGCAATATTTTCAAAAGCTCTAATATAAAAATCTTGAGGTCTATTTAGAGGATATTTTTTCCCATTATTTCCTATAATTGCATTTTCTCCAAATCCGGGAAGATTTAGTTTTTTACCTAATTCGATCATAAAACTATCCATACAAATAGGTTCACCGTTTTTAAAAGTTGCTTGTTTTGGTTTTATTGTAGGAAATGCTGCTGTATTTATTTTAGTTTGATATCCTGCCCATGCTCCTGCAACTCCCCAAGTCTCATAAATAACAGAATCGGGCACAATATAATCTGCATATTGTGAAGTTTCATTTATAAAAGGATCAATTGCAATTATTAAAGGTACAGATTTATTTGGGTCTTTTAATAGTTTTGTAATATTTTGTGATCCACTTTGTCCATATACAAAATTTGCATTCCAACTTATTAAAGCTTTTAATTTATACGGATATTCATTTGCACTATTTGTGATAATATCTGATTCAATTGCATTAGTAAAAGGATACCATGTATCTTTTGCAGGATAAGGATTTATGCCTTGTTCAACTTTTTGTTTATATTCTGCTGTTTTTTCATAGGCAACTCTTGTTTTATCTACTCTGTAACCTTTAGGTTTTACTTTTCCTTTATATCCTAGAAGATTGTATTTTAAACCTTTAAAATCTTTGTATCTTCCTCCTCCTGAACTCATTCCTCCTTTGTAGTTTAGATTACCGACCATAGCTCCTAACATCATAATTGCATATGTTGTATAAAATCCTGTAGTATGCATTGTTCCACCATGGCAGTCCGTTGCAGCTTTTCTACCGTGAGAAGTAAACTCTCTAGCTACTGATATGATTTTTTCTTTATTTATTCCTGCTTCTTTTGCATATGTATCTAAAGTTTGTTCATCTGCACTATTTTTTAATAGAGTCATTGCACTTTTTACATTGTAGGTTTTATTATCAAAAACTACCTCTTGATTAACAAATAATTCAGCTTGATCAACTAATGATGCTTTTTTTAATATTTTATCAACGCTATCTATTACAAGAGCCTCTTTACCATCTTGTAGAATATGTCCTTTTTTCTCTTCATCTTGTATTATAAGATGTGCGGCATTAGTATAAGATGCATCATTTAGTCTTTTTTGAGCTTGTATTGAAGGGATTCTTAGATATTTTTCATTATATAAAGACTCATTTATAATAACCTGTAATAATCCCATAGCAAAGGCCAAGTCTCCTCCTGGCAAAATTGGTATCCATTCACTTTTTTCTCCAACTGCAATATTATCTGAGTTTGTAAGCATTGGAGCTACAGTTACACATTTTAGATTCTCTTTAACTCTACCTTTTACAAGAAGTTTCCCTTGTCTTTTAAAAGGATTTCCCGCTTGTCCTGGTGCAGTTCCAAAAGTTAAAAGGTATTCACAATATTCAAAATCAGGTTTTAAATGGGGATATTTTTTAAAATCTCCTAAATATGAAGCTTCTCCCGAACGCATTGATAATCCACAAATTGAAGTATGCCCTTGATAGTTTACGGTTCCAAAAGAGTTTCTAAATCTATGAACCATATAAGCTTTTCTTCCGTCATCACCTGTACCTAAAATACATAATTGATTTGCTTTTGGACCCATTTCAGGATTCTCTTTTTTTAAAGGTTTTTTTAAATCTCTAATTGAAGCCAAACCTTCAACTTCACCTTCTCCAAAAAGATTTCCACCTTTTGTTATCTCTTCAAGAAGTTGTTCTATTTCTATCTCTTTCCATCTATTCTCACCTCTTTTGCCAACTCTTTTTAAAGGTTTTAATACTCTTAGTTCATTATTTATTTTATCAAAGACTACATTTCCCCTTGCACATGCAGTTGATCTATATTTTGTGTAATCTTTAGAATCTTTCCCTAATAATGAAAAACTTTTTTCAATTGGTGTATTGTATGGTAACCAAGGATCTGTTGATAAGGGACTATATGGATTACCTGAAACTTTAACAACAGTATCTTTTTTATTATCTACTTTAACTCTAACCCCGCAGTGAGTAGTGCATCCGTTACAAACGCTATTTCTTAATGAAAATTCTTCATTTTTTGAAAAAATTTTTTCAATTTCTCCTTCTGTTTCTAAAGAGTTCGTATAAATAGGATCTTGGGTTTTTACACCGTTTCTACTCATTGTTGCTGCTGCTTTTAAGGTATCTTTATATCCTACTACAGAGGCACAACCTGCAACAACAGTCGTACCCAATAAAAATCTTCTTCTATTTTTATTCATGATTTAATCCTTTTTCGTTATAGTGTTCTTCCATTTCTTCATCCCATGGAAATAGCGATGTTACAAGACAAACAAGGGCAATAAAAAATAACCAATTTGCTATTATTGCTGTTATACTTCCTTGTCCTATCATATGAGGAGAATATTCTAAAAAGCCCGGCATACTTCTTGGAATAGTTTGCCCGCCGATTACTGTACTCCATCTAAATAGCCATACTCCCATCGCAACTACAATACCTGTTATAAATACAAGTGGAAGATTATGTCTTAACTTAGAAAAACCTATAATCATAGGGATGATAAGGCATAAAATATATTCAATATATACAGTAATATTAAAATGCATTGTAAAAAACTCCAACAAGTAGTTTTTAGGTTCATTTCCAAAAGGTATAGCAAAGCTAAGCCATAAAGCACGGATGGTCAAATCTATTACAATAAACCAAGCTAATAATTTTGCAAGTTCTGCAATAATACTTTTATCAACTCTTCTTTGAGTTGTAAAGAATTTTTGGAATATCGGAATAAGTATTATTAAAAGCCCTGTTCCTGAAACCATTGCAGATGCTAAAAATAAAATTGGCATCAATGGAGTACTCCATAAATAATTGCCATGAACAGCTCCCAAAATATATCCTGTATAACCATGAACACATAAAGCAAGAGGAATACCAATTGAGCCTAAAATAAAGCCATATCTATGATCTTTTGCCGTTTCCTCACTATTTAATTGTGTTCTTCCTAGAGATAATAAAGAATAGATTTTTCTTTTTATTCCTTTATTAAAATTCATTTTTTTCACAAAATAGGGTCTGTATAAAACTAAAGCTTCAAAAAATATTAAAATAGGGTAAGCCATAAGTAATAAAACTCCCCATTTCATAGGTGAAGTTGGAAAATTCTCCCATCCATATAAAAAGAAATTTGCTAATCTTCCGGGTTGAGATAAATCATCTATAAGATTTAAAGGTGCTGCAATTAAAAGAACAAGTGCCATTAAAAGAGAGAATCCTGCAATTGGTTTGTATTTTTCCATTCCAAAAACATGGGCAAAACTTGAAATAATAAAAGCAGCTGCTGAGCTTCCTGTAAACCAAAAGTAGTTTGGAATATCAATTCCCCATATTCTATCAGGAGTTATTGCCGAAAGTGTTGTTATTAAAGTATCCATTACTCTTCTCCTTTCATTGTTGCCCATTCATGCTCTTTTATACCAATCTCTTTTCTCATGATATCATCAAGATTGGCTGTGGCATTTAATACTTCTTCCATACGACCATCAAGTCCAATATAAAAAACCTGTGGTTTTGTTCCTTGTTCACTTTTTAATACAGTTGTTGGGTAGTTTGATAATAGTTTTGATACTTCCGAAGTTTTATCATTTAGATCTCCGAAAATTCTAGCTCCGCCTACACATGTTTCAACACAAGCAGGAAGTAATCCCTCATCAACTCTGTGGGCACAAAAAGTACATTTATCCATAACTTTTGTTTCTTTATTCATAAATCTTTTGTCATATGGACAGGCATTTGCACAATATCCACATCCCCAACAAATCTCTGAGTCAACAACTACAATTCCGTCTTCTCTTTTAAAAGTTGCACCTGTCGGACAAACGGGAACACATGCAGGATCATCACAGTGATTACAAAGTTGAGGTAAAAAAGCTTTTCTAACATCTGGAAATTCGCCTAGTTCCATCTCTGTTACTGAAGTTCTATTTTGATTTTGGGGTACGTTGTTTTCTACCATACAAGCAGAAGTACATGACTGACAACCAATACATTGTCTAAGATCAATCACCATGGCATAATGTTTAGTTTTATCGCCAATATATCTTGAATCTTTTTTATCTCTACCTGGATTTTTTAGGGAAAAAGCATTAGCAGAGGTACTTGCAACAAATAATGATGCTAAGCCACCTTTTATGAAATTTCTTTTTGATTCATCCATAATTATAGCCTCCTTATATACTATTAGGAAAACTATAACAATAACTTGTGAGAAATTAGGGAGAATAAACTTTTAGTTAATTTAAATTAGAGGAAATTATAATATTATTATGAAGCAAGCACCTTTATCATTATTTAATACGTTTAATGAGCCATTCATACTTTTTTCTATAATGTTCTTACTCATATACAAACCTATTCCTGTTCCGCTACTTGCATGTTTTGTACTAACATAAGGTTCAAAAATTTTTTCAATCGGAGTTAAATCTATCCCTCCTGCATTATCGCATATTTGTATTCTTGAATTATTTTCAAAAATATCAATTTGAATTGATATCTCCGGATTTTTAATCTGTTTTTCTATTAATATATCTTTTGCATTACTTAATATATTTAGAATTACTTGTGAAAACTCATTTTCATATCCATCTATTTCTTTTTCTTCTTTAAAATTAAGCTTTATATTTATATGGTTATTCTCTAAGCTTGAAGAGATTAGAGATAAACTTTTTTCAATACTTTTTTTTGGACTAAATATTTTCTTTTCTTTATCCGGTTTAAAAAAGTTTCTAAAATCATCTATTGTTTTTGACATAAAACTTATTTGTTCTTCTGCTTCTTCAATTGATTCTCTTAATTCCTCTTTTTTTAATTTTCCTTTTTCAAACATTAACTCAATTAAAACTAAGATACTGCTTAATTGGGTTAATGGTTGTCTCCATTGATGAGCAATACTTCCTATCATCTCTCCCATACTTGCAAGTTTACTTTGATGAATAAGAATTCTTTCTTTCTCTTTTGCTTCTTTCTCTTTTTTTGTTTTTAAAGCAACCTCTTCTTTGACTCTTTTTTCAAGGTTTTTATTTAAAGAAAATAGTTTTTCTTGACTCTCTTCCAGTCTTACGATTAAAACTTTAAATCCATAATGTAAAACAATCAATAAGATAGTTCCTAATATTGAAATAAGAAGAAAACTTTTTAATACTGTTTGGGAAAGTCTTTGCTGCCCTGAAGTTATATCTTGAAAAAATGCTATTTTAAAATTGTTTTTATTATCTATATCTTTTATATCAATATTGTGAGTTGTAAAAATATTTGAATTAATATTAAATAGTTTAGGTATATTGTTTTTGTGTTTATTTAAAAATTTTGACAGATGCAAATCTTGTGATTTTTTAAGACTGATAAATATTGAGTCATATTTTGAAATAATATAAGATTCTATATTTGCTAAATGATATATTTCAGATAAAAAGTATGTTGGTTTTATGATAAAAACAAGATAACCGTTTTGTTTGGGCGAAGGAATAACTATTCTATAGTTTAGTCTCTTATTTTTATCATAAATAAAAGAGGAGTCATTGCTTAGGTTTTTTTTAGGCGGTTTTTCTCCTAGATAAGTTAAAATATTTTTTTCATTATCAAAAAAAATCATAGAGCTTAGAAAATTATTTTCATGGCTTAAAATATCCCAACGATTTTTAGAAAGATTAATTAATCTTTTTTTATCTTTATTTTTAAGAGCTTCTTGTATTCCATATGAATTTAGATTTGCTAATCCTCTGTTGTGATAAAACTTTTTAACTCTAATAATTGATTCTGTAAAAATCGAGTTAAGTTTTTTTTCATATGCTTTTTGGCTTTCTTGTATAAACTCTTTTGTTGTAGCATATTGCATATATATAAAAAATAAAGATAAAACAAAAAACATTCCTACAACTAATACTGTTGTTTTTGTTTTTGTTGAAGTGTTTTTTTGTAAAGAATTTATATTAAACTTCAATTTTATAACCCACGCCGAAAATATTTTTTATTGTCTCTTTTCCAATGATTTTTCTTAAATCTTTTATCAATGCTTTTAAGGCATCTTTTGATGGAAATTCATCTTCTATCCATATATAATCAAAAAGTTCTTCATATGTAACTGTTTGATTAACTTTTGAAAGAAGATAGTCTAACATTTTACTTTCATTTATCGATAATTGAATCTCTTTTTCTTTTATGGTAAAAATTTTATTAAAAGGATTATAATATCCTTGCGCAATTTTTACTTTTGTTTCATAATTACTAAGTTCAAGTGAAACAGTTTTTAATGCTTCTATAAATTGATCTTTTTTAAATGGTTTAGTTAAATACTTACAAATCTTTTGTTCTACAGCTCTCCACAAATATTCATTATCCGTATAAGCACTTAAAATTATAATAGGGATTTTTTTATTATCTTCTCTTATTTTTTTTACAACCTCTAATCCATCAATATGTGGCATACAAATATCAAGAATAAC
It encodes the following:
- a CDS encoding molybdopterin-dependent oxidoreductase — its product is MNKNRRRFLLGTTVVAGCASVVGYKDTLKAAATMSRNGVKTQDPIYTNSLETEGEIEKIFSKNEEFSLRNSVCNGCTTHCGVRVKVDNKKDTVVKVSGNPYSPLSTDPWLPYNTPIEKSFSLLGKDSKDYTKYRSTACARGNVVFDKINNELRVLKPLKRVGKRGENRWKEIEIEQLLEEITKGGNLFGEGEVEGLASIRDLKKPLKKENPEMGPKANQLCILGTGDDGRKAYMVHRFRNSFGTVNYQGHTSICGLSMRSGEASYLGDFKKYPHLKPDFEYCEYLLTFGTAPGQAGNPFKRQGKLLVKGRVKENLKCVTVAPMLTNSDNIAVGEKSEWIPILPGGDLAFAMGLLQVIINESLYNEKYLRIPSIQAQKRLNDASYTNAAHLIIQDEEKKGHILQDGKEALVIDSVDKILKKASLVDQAELFVNQEVVFDNKTYNVKSAMTLLKNSADEQTLDTYAKEAGINKEKIISVAREFTSHGRKAATDCHGGTMHTTGFYTTYAIMMLGAMVGNLNYKGGMSSGGGRYKDFKGLKYNLLGYKGKVKPKGYRVDKTRVAYEKTAEYKQKVEQGINPYPAKDTWYPFTNAIESDIITNSANEYPYKLKALISWNANFVYGQSGSQNITKLLKDPNKSVPLIIAIDPFINETSQYADYIVPDSVIYETWGVAGAWAGYQTKINTAAFPTIKPKQATFKNGEPICMDSFMIELGKKLNLPGFGENAIIGNNGKKYPLNRPQDFYIRAFENIALDKGGVPDITDEEIKVSSLEPYINTLKNICEDNWRKTAYVMARGGRFESKERGYIKDKLSHKYEKMINIYNQTVGLSKHALTGESFSGVPKFYQARLNNGDLLKDIYPKSKFPMLAFSYKSNVLSQCDASSSKLQNIRFTTYIDINPKTAKGRGLNHGDMVKLSSQDGVVKGMLRYRNGLYPECIGIEHGLGRDAQGAVSITINDKIFSAKVARKSGVNINKLGLLDTSRKLSTLCDFVIGSNARQAIPIEITKV
- a CDS encoding ATP-binding protein, which gives rise to MKFNINSLQKNTSTKTKTTVLVVGMFFVLSLFFIYMQYATTKEFIQESQKAYEKKLNSIFTESIIRVKKFYHNRGLANLNSYGIQEALKNKDKKRLINLSKNRWDILSHENNFLSSMIFFDNEKNILTYLGEKPPKKNLSNDSSFIYDKNKRLNYRIVIPSPKQNGYLVFIIKPTYFLSEIYHLANIESYIISKYDSIFISLKKSQDLHLSKFLNKHKNNIPKLFNINSNIFTTHNIDIKDIDNKNNFKIAFFQDITSGQQRLSQTVLKSFLLISILGTILLIVLHYGFKVLIVRLEESQEKLFSLNKNLEKRVKEEVALKTKKEKEAKEKERILIHQSKLASMGEMIGSIAHQWRQPLTQLSSILVLIELMFEKGKLKKEELRESIEEAEEQISFMSKTIDDFRNFFKPDKEKKIFSPKKSIEKSLSLISSSLENNHINIKLNFKEEKEIDGYENEFSQVILNILSNAKDILIEKQIKNPEISIQIDIFENNSRIQICDNAGGIDLTPIEKIFEPYVSTKHASSGTGIGLYMSKNIIEKSMNGSLNVLNNDKGACFIIIL
- the dsrO gene encoding sulfate reduction electron transfer complex DsrMKJOP subunit DsrO yields the protein MDESKRNFIKGGLASLFVASTSANAFSLKNPGRDKKDSRYIGDKTKHYAMVIDLRQCIGCQSCTSACMVENNVPQNQNRTSVTEMELGEFPDVRKAFLPQLCNHCDDPACVPVCPTGATFKREDGIVVVDSEICWGCGYCANACPYDKRFMNKETKVMDKCTFCAHRVDEGLLPACVETCVGGARIFGDLNDKTSEVSKLLSNYPTTVLKSEQGTKPQVFYIGLDGRMEEVLNATANLDDIMRKEIGIKEHEWATMKGEE
- a CDS encoding flavodoxin, with amino-acid sequence MDKIGLFYGSDTGTTEEIVEKIKDAFSKEISLHNIAESSKEDMEKYDKLILASSTWGDGDLQADWEDFENNLENIDFSNRTVALVGLGDQEGYDDSFCNALGHLYNHVKDAKIIGKTSTDGYEFEESTAVVDGEFIGLVLDEDNQNDLTDKRIETWIKQIEPLF
- the nrfD gene encoding NrfD/PsrC family molybdoenzyme membrane anchor subunit → MDTLITTLSAITPDRIWGIDIPNYFWFTGSSAAAFIISSFAHVFGMEKYKPIAGFSLLMALVLLIAAPLNLIDDLSQPGRLANFFLYGWENFPTSPMKWGVLLLMAYPILIFFEALVLYRPYFVKKMNFNKGIKRKIYSLLSLGRTQLNSEETAKDHRYGFILGSIGIPLALCVHGYTGYILGAVHGNYLWSTPLMPILFLASAMVSGTGLLIILIPIFQKFFTTQRRVDKSIIAELAKLLAWFIVIDLTIRALWLSFAIPFGNEPKNYLLEFFTMHFNITVYIEYILCLIIPMIIGFSKLRHNLPLVFITGIVVAMGVWLFRWSTVIGGQTIPRSMPGFLEYSPHMIGQGSITAIIANWLFFIALVCLVTSLFPWDEEMEEHYNEKGLNHE
- a CDS encoding cupin domain-containing protein, with translation MIENIFNNLIINKEKEQFFDLLKKDNIRVEKIVSNGQISPNDFWYKQDENEFVIILKGEAVLEFEDKEISLKVGDYINIEANVKHRVKYTSKDETTLWLAIFY
- a CDS encoding response regulator transcription factor, which translates into the protein MSDNNQLLELLSNKKVLYAEDEKGIQNNVVKILKLYFDNVITASNGEEALDEYLINKPDVVILDICMPHIDGLEVVKKIREDNKKIPIIILSAYTDNEYLWRAVEQKICKYLTKPFKKDQFIEALKTVSLELSNYETKVKIAQGYYNPFNKIFTIKEKEIQLSINESKMLDYLLSKVNQTVTYEELFDYIWIEDEFPSKDALKALIKDLRKIIGKETIKNIFGVGYKIEV